One Candidatus Cloacimonadota bacterium genomic window, TCTGCAGCAAGAAGAAGTAAAAGAAAAAATCCTTTCTACATTTGGAAAGGATGTAATTTCAGAAAATCAAATAAATAGACAAGAACTTGGCAAGATTGTTTTTCAAAACCAGGACAAATTAAAAAAACTTAATAATATCGTTCATCCAATTTTGATAAAAAAAATTTTGCATAGTATAGAATCGTTAAATGAAAATATTATAATAATTGATGCGGCACTTCTTTTAGATTGGAATTTAGATGAAATTTGTACCTATGTGATATTAATCACCACAAAAAAATCTATTCAAATTAAGCGTTTAATGACCTATAAAAAGCTTTCTAATAAAGATGCAATTTCACGAATTTCCTCACAAAAAAAACTATCAGGAAAAATTGATTTTATTATAGAAAACAACTCAACTCTTTCAGAATTTCAGGAAAAGCTGCAGAAAGTCTGGGGTTTAATTAAAGAAAAAATTAATTGAGTCGGAGTGCTGAAATGAGTCCTGTGTAATAGCGAAGCGTTTTATATTACACGGGACGAACTTTCAGC contains:
- the coaE gene encoding dephospho-CoA kinase (Dephospho-CoA kinase (CoaE) performs the final step in coenzyme A biosynthesis.), yielding MWLKNKVIIGITGGIASGKTTAAKFFYKKGIPVIDADRIGHQILQQEEVKEKILSTFGKDVISENQINRQELGKIVFQNQDKLKKLNNIVHPILIKKILHSIESLNENIIIIDAALLLDWNLDEICTYVILITTKKSIQIKRLMTYKKLSNKDAISRISSQKKLSGKIDFIIENNSTLSEFQEKLQKVWGLIKEKIN